The Brachyspira hyodysenteriae ATCC 27164 sequence ATATCTTTCTCCAATTGAGAATAATCTATATTTTTTATATCTATAAAATCTCTTTTGAATATATCTGCATTTTCTGTTATTATTTTTCTATTATCTTCATAGAATTTATTATCATCTATACCATTTTTCAAATTATATTTTATTTTATATTCTAATATATCATAGGTAAGTTTTGACAAATCATCATCAAAAATATCAAGAAAATCACCAGGAGTAAAACCGACAATACTGTCATCTTTAATATAAGTGATGTTAACATTATATACTTTATCTTTATTTAGAGGTTCATTACTTTTTTGACATGATAAAAAGAATATCAAAAATAAAAATACTATATTACTCAGGTATTTCACCGCTAACACCCATAGCTTCAACTTTTTCAGTATCTATATAATACTTTATTTCTCTAGCCCTTACAACACTGTCTTTTTGTTTCAAATAAGGACTTTCACCCCAAAGCCTTAAATATTTATCTTCATCAAAATATGTAGCCCAAGCACTTTGAGAATTCATATCTTTACCTTCTACATGTACATTTCCATTAGCTCTGAGTTTTTCTTCATCATTAAACATCTGCATAGTTACAGAGGTAATCTTAATACTTCTATCCTCTACATAAGCTTTAGGATTTCCGCTTACTGTTGCTACTTTAGTATCAGGGTCAAGATGAAGCAAATCTCCTTCTAATGATAAACTTTCATCATAATCAATCATAACAACATCATTATGAAATATAACATCTTTAAACTTTTCATCTTTTTTATATTCTATCCATTCCCCAAAAGCTATAATTCCTCTGTCTGGTATTCTAACAGAAGGATCCTGATACATATAAATATGCTCATTCTCTATTTCATATTCTATATATCCGCCTTTAAGTATCATATTTTCTTCATAAAAGTAGGCTGTAACATTTCCATAGGCATATAAAGTACGTGTATTATTATCCTTTCCGCCGTACTCATTCAAAAATAATCTGTCTGCCACTATGATATTATAATTACTTACATTACCATTTTTTTTATTTGTTTCAGAAGAGTTTATATAATTATTAGTTTGAAGCACATATATCTTTCCTCTTCCCATAACATTAGCAGCCGATTTTTTAGCATTATACTCCAATATTTCACCTTCTAATCTATCAGCCCCTTGATAAAGCCTAGGATTTCCTGTAAGAACGGCAGTTTCAGCATCCATATCATAAATTAAATTATCAGCATATCCGTCTGTTTTTCTTTTAGTTTCTCTATCAACATGTGTTAAATGTACATTACTGCTAGCCTTGGCTATTGGCGTATTAAAGTCTCTTTCCATAAATGAGCTTCTTATAGTCATATTATTTGTAGGAGATCTTAAAACAGGATTATTTTTAACATAAGCATATCTAGTTTTTCCATTATAGCTTGCATATCCGCCTGTTATTGTAGAACCATTAGTTTTACTTAAAAGTTTAACTCCTCCGCTGAATGTAGCTAATTCTGTTTCTTGATAAAATGTCATAACATGGCTTGTAATTACAGCGGATGAATCTTCCATTTTGGAATTACCAGTATATTGAAAAACCTTTTTCTTGTTATTGTATGTAAACTTATCAGCACTTCTTCTAGATTGAGCAATTAATGACAATGCCAATATAAATAATATAACAGTAACAAAAACTTTATTGACCTTCAGCAACTGGAACTCCTATAGCATCACCTTCATCAACTTCATTATATATAGTAATATGTTCTAAACTCATATCACCTTCCATACTGCTTCCTGTAAGCCAACTGCCATTTTCTTGTTCTACTCGAATAGGAACAGGGCTTTTAAATTGCTGTTTCTCATTA is a genomic window containing:
- a CDS encoding LptA/OstA family protein, whose protein sequence is MLKVNKVFVTVILFILALSLIAQSRRSADKFTYNNKKKVFQYTGNSKMEDSSAVITSHVMTFYQETELATFSGGVKLLSKTNGSTITGGYASYNGKTRYAYVKNNPVLRSPTNNMTIRSSFMERDFNTPIAKASSNVHLTHVDRETKRKTDGYADNLIYDMDAETAVLTGNPRLYQGADRLEGEILEYNAKKSAANVMGRGKIYVLQTNNYINSSETNKKNGNVSNYNIIVADRLFLNEYGGKDNNTRTLYAYGNVTAYFYEENMILKGGYIEYEIENEHIYMYQDPSVRIPDRGIIAFGEWIEYKKDEKFKDVIFHNDVVMIDYDESLSLEGDLLHLDPDTKVATVSGNPKAYVEDRSIKITSVTMQMFNDEEKLRANGNVHVEGKDMNSQSAWATYFDEDKYLRLWGESPYLKQKDSVVRAREIKYYIDTEKVEAMGVSGEIPE